A stretch of Palaemon carinicauda isolate YSFRI2023 chromosome 34, ASM3689809v2, whole genome shotgun sequence DNA encodes these proteins:
- the LOC137626743 gene encoding uncharacterized protein, translating to MTPVFNESDRYKIRLWKISDEVISPLLRLFLIWGNPDWDHKIKFLTYLENKKVEINKLKKKLYPEQLKTLEKYPPDVAKWDITLICLLLKHCKGVFAGKDDIAWSSASGKEPECLITYLKDIRNTIAHEALSLNQKDFFDEIEEIRTLMERALCSVGKICSHVSQTEIDANVANFNKKLNEIRDADILPKTLDEYKKELLFSEQMALIRNKGVPFLKKVLNRNTTINPLSLIVKGDGRQLPVNEIFTEIELNQDGENKEVLLEDIIDVASGSDAGSFILLKGHAGMGKSTLVKKITSDWANQRPSIKGLSSFHLLFYAELRDIVDTFDRIIECSLGEEVHRSFKDGDLVKAVLGQKTLVILDGYDEVNKSSSGLFNHILSLNKHYSQLTVIVTTRPEAEEKLNAHLQSRALNAVHLRLVGIKANKREEFVKKYFLSLPKDSQVLQELDNLLKFLKKTEHKMSIVWEVAYNLCLLTILWMFKPDDVNRITTEAELYWQIFLLIISKLEERLQRNPSTCDLVLSVLQHKINIFLEELSLESLKGLKDDFINLPHSVYQRLADLCLRFGLPIEELAGAFLKKVTSFDNSYYTFPHKGFMEFMGGYNIYKQMTSPDMDPLAIQEWSDELYQTSIPLQIQLKMLALLKSTKTTSVTDFVKELHGGSLPNSLKKYQNLLIQTLSIFHVGEVEVPLATKIETLELLEKSGLKDKDSILKVMHNIKCDDKVARWIAQRFCLIDGNTLITDSSFESYIALLAATDPPLPNRDEIRISIDLKESISGFEVLTKYLLRHQVYPRKIWLHRIYEEKESLNTEETESIKSLLSKGCEEYRGIWNPTFQIPPNVKDIRVGIPDQVSLDAFCQSLQKTKEIQDLAIHFSVKDVSSVSHPIPFLEEDPRVIVLVSDVQEEDIEKVGDILWALQPQDAKRSVYSICFPRCSKKRRSPRDFLFPMMNSLKGVRVRDSICFREDERPYDEALLREMSLKAEESTGCGDVVGMTDAQMFLSYL from the exons ATGACTCCTGTATTCAATGAATCTGACCGGTATAAGATCAGACTATGGAAGATCTCCGATGAGGTTATAAGTCCCTTGTTGAGGCTGTTTCTCATCTGGGGAAACCCAGATTGGGATCACAAGATCAAATTCTTAACATACCTGGAGAACAAAAAGGTAGAGATCAATAAACTAAAGAAGAAGCTCTATCCAGAACAGCTTAAGACGTTAGAAAAGTATCCCCCAGATGTTGCTAAgtgggatataacccttatttgtctccTTTTGAAACATTGTAAAGGAGTCTTTGCTGGCAAAGATGACATTGCTTGGTCATCAGCAAGCGGTAAAGAGCCAGAATGTCTTATCACATATTTAAAAGACATAAGAAACACCATAGCTCATGAAGCTCTCAGTCTAAATCAGAAAGATTTCTTTGACGAAATTGAAGAAATCCGTACACTAATGGAGAGAGCACTTTGCAGTGTTGGCAAAATATGTTCACATGTCAGCCAGACAGAGATTGATGCAAATGTTGCTAATTTCAACAAAAAGCTCAATGAAATAAGAGATGCAGACATATTGCCAAAGACCCTTGATGAGTACAAGAAGGAATTGCTCTTTTCTGAACAGATGGCATTGATAAGGAATAAAGGTGTTCCATTCTTGAAAAAAGTCTTGAATCGAAATACAACCATAAATCCATTGTCCTTAATAGTGAAAGGAGATGGAAGGCAGTTgccagtgaatgaaatattcacagaaatagaactgaatcaggatggagagaataaggaggttttactggaggacataatagatgtagcctcaggttctgacgctggaagttttattttgctcaaaggacatgcaggaatgggcaagagcactctagtgaaaaagataacatctgattgggccaaccaaagaccctccatcaaaggcctcagctcttttcatctgctcttttatgcagaattaagagATATTGTTGATACATTTGATAGGATTATTGAATGCTCTTTGGGAGAAGAagttcatcgctcattcaaggaTGGAGACCTTGTTAAAGCTGTCTTAGGACAAAAAACTCTGGTCATCTTAGATGGCTACGATGAGGTCAATAAGAGTTCATCTGGCCTTttcaaccatattctttctttaaacaaaCACTACAGCCAATTAACTGTTATCGTTACCACCAGACCTGAAgctgaagagaaactgaatgctcaTCTCCAATCCAGAGCTCTGAATGCTGTTCATCTTCGGCTTGTAGGAATTAAAGccaacaaaagagaagagtttgtaaaaaaatacttcttgagtctacccaaagattCCCAAGTTTTACAAGAGCTAGATAATCTATTAAAATTCCTtaagaaaactgaacacaaaatgagcatagtgtgggaagtcgcctataatctctgtctcctcacaattctttggatgttcaaaccagatgatgtaaacagaatcacaactgaggctgagctctactggcagattttccttcttatcatctccaaattagaggagcgtttgcagaggaacccatctacgtgtgacttagtattaagtgtcttgcaacacaaaataaatatatttctggaggaactctctttggaatctctcaaaggattgaaagatgattttataaatcttCCCCATTCGGTCTATCAAAGATTGGCTGATCTATGTCTTCGTTTCGGATTACCAATAGAAGAGCTGGctggagccttcctaaagaaagTTACTTCCTTCGACAACTCctattacactttccctcataaggGTTTCATGGAGTTCATGGGAGGTTACAACATTTATAAACAAATGACCAGCCCAGATATGGATCCATTGGCAATACAGGAGTGGAGTGATGAATTATATCAAACCAGCATCCCATTACAAATCCAATTAAAAATGCTTGCTCTTCTTAAGTCAACGAAAACTACATCAGTGACAGACTTTGTGAAAGAGCTGCATGGGGGCTCTCTCCCCAactctctgaagaagtatcaaaaCCTACTTATCCAGACACTAAGCATTTTCCACGTGGGGGAAGTGGAGGTGCCACTGGCAACCAAGATTGAGACCCTGGAACTCCTGGAGAAGTCAGGATTGAAGGACAAAGACTCCATCTTGAAAGTCATGCACAACATAAAGTGCGATGACAAGGTTGCACGCTGGATAGCGCAGAGGTTTTGCTTGATTGATGGCAACACTTTAATCACTGACTCATCATTCGAGTCTTACATCGCCCTCCTTGCAGCCACTGATcctcctctcccaaacagagatgaAATTAGAATTTCTATAGACCTCAAAGAAAGTATCTCCGGCTTCGAGGTACTAACCAAATATCTCTTGCGACACCAGGTATACCCAAGAAAAATATGGCTTCATCGCATCTATGAAGAAAAGGAATCACTTAACACAGAAGAAACAGAGTCAATCAAAAGTCTACTCAGCAAAGG ttgtgaggAATACAGAGGCATCTGGAACCCAACGTTTCAAATCCCTCCAAATGTGAAGGATATCAGAGTGGGGATTCCTGACCAagtcagcctcgacgccttctgtcaatctttACAAAAGACAAAAGAGATCCAAGATTTAG CGATTCACTTTAGTGTCAAggatgtcagcagcgtcagtcacccAATTCCTTTCTTGGAGGAGGATCCAAGAGTCATTGTCTTGGTCAGCGATGtccaggaagaagacatcgagaaggttggggataTCCTTTgggcattgcaaccacaggatgcaaagAG atccgtCTATTCAATCTGCTTTCCTCGGTGTTCCAAGAAGAGGAGGAGTCCTCGAGATTTCCTCTTCCCAATGAtgaactccttgaagggagtcagggtgagagacTCCAtctgtttccgagaagatgaaaGACCATATGACGAAGCCTTACTTAGAGAGATGAGTCTTAAGGcagaggaatccaccggatgtggaGATGTTGTagg GATGACTGATGCACAGATGTTCCTTAGTTACCTCTAA